A single region of the Bifidobacterium asteroides DSM 20089 genome encodes:
- a CDS encoding AMP-dependent synthetase/ligase: MLREYTVELQHPTTDKDTIYSLLAKRTARDPEELVAQWQDPMTRNWHDVKAGQMSARVRAVAKGMMALGVEKGSTVVIYASTSYDWGVTDFACAAIGAVSVPIYETDSPSQAQKIVQDVDCVLAFAGDSEHAQILEQVRGSSPKLKYVFNFEAGGLNAVSEFGQGIDDERLDEAIARVKADDLATIVYTSGSTGEPKGAMLSNRNFVHIVFVGWDVLYHMLAAPSRLMLFLPLAHCFARYIQYVAIGAQGVVGYVSNAKHLLTDLRTFRPTYLLGVPRVFEKVYNAASQKAGTGMAGKVFAKATRHFIKWSKDEQEGRGHSPLTRLAHAFYTKTVGNTIESALGSNLSYLACGGAPMNADLAHFFNGIDGITFIQGYGMTETAAPCIVNFEDANEVGSVGRPGSGITVRLSDDDELLVKGPSVFMGYYHQPELDATVLDKDGWLHTGDLAQIDDQGFVFITGRKKDVIITAGGKNVSPAPLEDVISTCPIVSQAVVVGDGRPFVGALVTLDAGMLKSWLTSQGLDADMSMEQASHNEAIHAFIQQYVDKANCNVSRAESVRKFLVLDKDFSQEDGTLTPSLKVVRPEVLRQYAELVDKVLYAPRTPAKPAAKENDIVSRARTTMSDSLASMTGRKRDGRQEEEAAPEDEKDGRDGRDNEE; encoded by the coding sequence ATGTTGCGTGAATATACGGTCGAGCTTCAACACCCGACGACGGACAAGGACACCATCTATTCGCTCCTGGCAAAACGCACCGCCCGCGATCCTGAGGAGCTGGTTGCCCAGTGGCAGGATCCCATGACCAGAAACTGGCACGATGTCAAGGCCGGGCAGATGTCCGCACGGGTTCGGGCCGTGGCCAAGGGCATGATGGCCCTGGGTGTGGAAAAAGGCAGCACCGTAGTCATCTACGCCTCCACCAGCTATGACTGGGGGGTCACGGACTTCGCCTGTGCCGCCATCGGAGCGGTTTCGGTGCCCATCTATGAGACCGACTCGCCCAGCCAGGCACAGAAGATCGTCCAGGACGTGGACTGTGTCCTGGCTTTCGCCGGAGATTCGGAGCATGCGCAGATCCTGGAGCAGGTCCGGGGGTCATCGCCAAAGCTCAAGTATGTCTTCAACTTCGAAGCAGGGGGCCTGAACGCAGTCAGCGAATTCGGCCAGGGGATCGACGACGAGCGCCTGGATGAGGCCATCGCCCGGGTCAAGGCCGACGACCTGGCCACCATCGTCTACACTTCGGGCTCCACCGGAGAGCCCAAGGGCGCCATGCTCTCCAACCGGAACTTCGTCCATATCGTCTTCGTGGGCTGGGACGTGCTCTACCACATGCTGGCAGCGCCCTCCCGCCTGATGCTCTTCCTGCCCCTGGCCCACTGCTTTGCCCGCTACATCCAGTACGTGGCCATCGGCGCCCAGGGCGTGGTCGGGTATGTTTCCAATGCCAAGCACCTGCTGACTGATCTGCGCACCTTCCGTCCCACCTATCTGTTGGGCGTGCCCCGTGTATTCGAGAAGGTCTACAACGCCGCCTCGCAGAAGGCCGGTACCGGCATGGCCGGCAAGGTCTTCGCCAAGGCCACCAGGCATTTCATCAAGTGGTCCAAGGACGAGCAGGAAGGGCGCGGCCATTCGCCTCTGACCCGCCTGGCCCACGCCTTCTATACCAAGACCGTCGGCAACACGATCGAGTCAGCCCTGGGCTCCAACCTGAGCTACCTGGCCTGCGGCGGCGCGCCCATGAATGCCGACCTGGCCCACTTCTTCAACGGAATCGACGGGATCACCTTCATCCAGGGCTATGGGATGACCGAGACGGCGGCCCCATGCATCGTCAACTTCGAGGATGCCAACGAGGTGGGGTCGGTCGGCCGCCCAGGCTCGGGCATCACGGTCAGGTTGAGCGACGATGACGAGCTTCTGGTCAAGGGCCCCAGCGTTTTTATGGGCTATTACCATCAACCTGAGCTGGATGCCACAGTTCTTGATAAAGACGGCTGGCTGCACACCGGAGATCTGGCCCAGATCGACGACCAGGGCTTCGTCTTCATCACCGGCCGCAAGAAGGACGTCATCATCACCGCCGGCGGCAAGAACGTCAGCCCGGCGCCTTTGGAGGATGTCATCAGCACCTGCCCGATAGTCTCCCAGGCCGTTGTCGTGGGCGACGGCAGGCCGTTCGTGGGCGCCCTGGTCACCCTGGATGCCGGCATGTTGAAGTCCTGGCTGACCTCCCAGGGTCTGGACGCTGACATGAGCATGGAGCAGGCCAGTCATAACGAGGCCATCCATGCCTTCATCCAGCAGTATGTGGACAAGGCCAACTGCAATGTCTCGCGGGCCGAGTCAGTGCGTAAGTTCCTGGTGCTGGACAAGGACTTCAGCCAGGAGGACGGTACCCTGACCCCCAGCCTGAAGGTGGTGCGCCCCGAGGTGCTCCGCCAGTATGCCGAACTTGTGGACAAGGTCCTCTATGCGCCCAGGACGCCAGCCAAGCCGGCCGCCAAGGAGAACGACATCGTCAGCAGGGCACGAACCACCATGAGCGATTCCCTGGCCAGCATGACCGGACGCAAGCGGGATGGCCGCCAGGAGGAGGAAGCAGCCCCGGAGGACGAGAAGGACGGCCGCGACGGCCGGGATAACGAGGAGTAA
- a CDS encoding peptide deformylase has protein sequence MAIRTIRVVPDPVLRTPCDPVTSITPAVRSLVRDLVDTVDDPGRAGLSANQIGVGLRVFSYNIGGKVGYIINPVIDKTSGEQYGEEGCLSLPNLWYPTRRADYARAHGIDLDGKTVTLEGHGIMGRMIQHECDHLDGHVYVDRLESDVRRKAMQQLRSAR, from the coding sequence GTGGCGATTCGTACAATCAGAGTGGTTCCCGATCCGGTTTTGCGCACCCCCTGCGATCCTGTGACCAGCATCACCCCGGCTGTGCGCAGTCTGGTCCGTGACCTGGTCGACACTGTCGACGACCCTGGCAGGGCCGGCCTGTCGGCCAATCAAATAGGCGTGGGCCTGCGTGTTTTCTCGTACAACATCGGCGGCAAGGTGGGCTACATCATCAATCCGGTCATCGACAAGACCTCCGGCGAGCAGTATGGCGAGGAGGGGTGCCTTTCCCTGCCCAACCTTTGGTATCCGACAAGGCGGGCCGACTACGCCCGAGCCCACGGGATCGACCTGGACGGCAAGACGGTGACTCTGGAAGGCCATGGCATCATGGGTCGGATGATTCAGCACGAGTGCGATCACCTGGACGGCCATGTCTATGTGGATCGGCTGGAGAGCGATGTCCGCCGCAAGGCCATGCAGCAGCTGAGATCAGCCAGGTAG
- the rpsB gene encoding 30S ribosomal protein S2 has product MAQITMSEMLKAGVHFGHQTRRWNPKMKQYILMERNGIHIINLFKSLGLIDQAYDFIKQTVAHNGTVLFVGTKKQAQEAIKAQATRVNMPYVSERWLGGMLTNFQTVTKRVGRLKELEEMDFDDVHGSGLTKKELLLLRREKDKLERQLGGIRNMSRTPSALFVVDINKEALAVSEANKLGIPVVALVDTNTDPELVTYPIPANDDAIRGVELLTRLMADAVADGLLERSGKAAKTEEASDQPMAEWEKNLLENKDGQPQEQAQETAQAPQAEQPAQEQQETPAADQAA; this is encoded by the coding sequence ATGGCACAGATCACCATGAGCGAAATGCTGAAGGCCGGCGTCCACTTCGGACACCAGACCCGTCGTTGGAACCCCAAGATGAAGCAGTACATCCTGATGGAGCGCAACGGCATCCACATCATCAACCTCTTCAAGTCGCTCGGTCTGATCGACCAGGCCTATGACTTCATCAAGCAGACCGTGGCCCACAACGGCACCGTGCTCTTCGTGGGGACCAAGAAGCAGGCCCAGGAGGCCATCAAGGCACAGGCCACCCGGGTGAACATGCCCTACGTCTCCGAGCGCTGGCTGGGCGGCATGCTGACCAACTTCCAGACCGTGACCAAGCGGGTCGGCCGCTTGAAGGAGCTGGAGGAGATGGACTTCGACGACGTGCACGGCTCGGGGCTGACCAAGAAGGAGCTCCTGCTCCTGCGTCGCGAGAAGGACAAGCTGGAGCGTCAGCTGGGTGGCATCCGCAACATGAGCCGTACCCCTTCGGCCCTGTTCGTGGTCGACATCAACAAGGAGGCCCTGGCCGTCTCCGAGGCCAACAAGCTGGGTATCCCGGTCGTGGCCCTGGTGGACACCAACACGGATCCCGAGCTCGTCACCTACCCCATTCCCGCCAACGACGATGCCATTCGCGGCGTCGAGCTGCTGACCAGGCTGATGGCCGATGCCGTGGCCGACGGTCTGCTGGAGCGCTCCGGCAAGGCCGCCAAGACCGAGGAGGCCTCCGACCAGCCCATGGCCGAGTGGGAGAAGAACCTGCTGGAGAACAAGGATGGACAGCCGCAGGAGCAGGCCCAGGAGACCGCCCAGGCTCCCCAGGCCGAGCAGCCTGCGCAAGAGCAGCAGGAGACCCCAGCTGCCGATCAGGCCGCCTGA
- the tsf gene encoding translation elongation factor Ts, which translates to MAKITAALIKELRDQTGAGMMDVKKALTEAEGDMARAKEIIRATGIQAAGAREGRKAQEGLIASTVVEGGQGQIGYAVELNSETDFVAKTPQFVEFGQEVIDDVAKADASNAEQVDAAPSKSGTVKETVEEAGALFHEHVKVGQVARVEGPRVEIYAHRKSVEMPPSIVAMIATDEAGAQVAHEVALQISAMSPKWLSREDVPADVVESERRVATEKSQAEGKPEKIIPKIVEGRLNAFFKETVLLEQQYVKDTSKTIGDLFKQAGGKALAFARLEVGKGDEE; encoded by the coding sequence ATGGCAAAAATCACCGCTGCACTGATCAAGGAGCTGCGTGATCAGACCGGCGCCGGCATGATGGACGTCAAGAAGGCCCTGACCGAGGCCGAGGGCGACATGGCCCGCGCCAAGGAGATCATCCGCGCCACCGGCATCCAGGCCGCAGGCGCCCGTGAGGGCCGCAAGGCTCAGGAGGGCCTGATCGCCTCCACCGTCGTCGAGGGTGGACAGGGCCAGATCGGCTATGCCGTCGAGCTCAACTCCGAGACCGACTTCGTGGCCAAGACCCCTCAGTTCGTCGAGTTCGGTCAGGAGGTCATCGACGACGTGGCCAAGGCTGATGCCTCCAACGCCGAGCAGGTCGATGCCGCCCCATCCAAGTCCGGCACCGTCAAGGAGACCGTTGAGGAGGCCGGCGCGCTCTTCCATGAGCACGTCAAGGTCGGCCAGGTGGCCCGGGTCGAAGGTCCCCGTGTGGAGATCTACGCACACCGCAAGTCCGTGGAGATGCCCCCATCCATCGTGGCCATGATCGCCACTGATGAGGCCGGCGCCCAGGTCGCTCATGAGGTGGCCCTCCAGATCTCCGCCATGAGCCCCAAGTGGCTCAGCCGCGAGGATGTGCCGGCCGACGTGGTGGAGTCCGAGCGTCGCGTGGCCACTGAGAAGTCCCAGGCTGAAGGCAAGCCAGAGAAGATCATTCCCAAGATCGTCGAGGGGCGTCTGAACGCCTTCTTCAAGGAGACTGTCCTGCTGGAGCAGCAGTACGTCAAGGACACCTCCAAGACCATTGGTGATCTCTTCAAGCAGGCTGGCGGCAAGGCTCTGGCCTTCGCCCGTCTCGAGGTCGGCAAGGGCGACGAGGAGTAG
- the pyrH gene encoding UMP kinase yields the protein MTGSDSAQNPASPRRVLLKLSGEAFGGGEVGIDVQVVKRVAKEIVQAVQSGVQVAIVVGGGNFFRGAELSQAGIERSRGDYMGMLGTVMNCLALQDFLEQDGQATRVQTAITMGQVAEPYIPLKAIRHLEKGRVVIFGAGSGMPYFSTDTVSIQRALEIHCVEVLMGKNGVDGVYTADPHKQASARMFTNLSYQRALVDNLAVMDAAALSMARDNDMPIRVFGLEGEGNVTGALKGQRLGTLVHGGPDRTL from the coding sequence ATGACCGGATCCGATTCAGCGCAAAACCCAGCATCGCCTCGTCGTGTGTTGCTCAAGCTCTCCGGAGAGGCCTTCGGGGGAGGCGAGGTCGGCATCGACGTGCAGGTGGTCAAGCGTGTGGCCAAGGAGATCGTCCAGGCGGTGCAGAGCGGCGTTCAGGTGGCCATCGTGGTGGGCGGCGGCAACTTCTTCCGTGGAGCAGAGCTCAGCCAGGCCGGCATTGAACGCTCGCGCGGCGACTACATGGGCATGCTGGGCACAGTCATGAACTGCCTGGCCTTGCAGGACTTCCTGGAGCAGGACGGTCAGGCCACCAGGGTGCAGACAGCCATCACCATGGGCCAGGTGGCCGAACCTTATATTCCTCTCAAGGCCATCCGTCACCTGGAGAAGGGGCGCGTGGTCATCTTCGGCGCCGGATCAGGCATGCCCTACTTTTCCACCGACACCGTCTCAATTCAGCGGGCCCTGGAGATCCACTGCGTCGAGGTTCTCATGGGCAAGAACGGGGTGGACGGTGTATACACGGCCGATCCGCACAAGCAGGCTTCTGCGCGCATGTTCACCAATCTGAGTTACCAGCGGGCCCTGGTGGACAACCTGGCCGTCATGGATGCAGCGGCGCTGTCCATGGCCCGGGACAACGACATGCCCATCCGTGTCTTCGGGCTTGAAGGCGAAGGCAACGTGACCGGAGCACTCAAAGGCCAGCGTCTGGGCACCCTGGTCCACGGTGGTCCTGATCGTACCCTGTAG
- the frr gene encoding ribosome recycling factor, whose amino-acid sequence MTTVVDQAGRQMDKSIEATKENFSGIRTGRANPSFLNDIMVEYYGTPTPIKSLASIGVPEPRTLAVTPFDPSQAGAVEKAIRDSDLGVNPSRDGNVIRVTMPELTEERRREYVKLAKNKAEEGKVAVRNIRRKVKEELEAKVKDGDLGEDEGNRLQKELETVTKQKNDMIDQLLDAKEKEILEV is encoded by the coding sequence ATGACCACAGTGGTGGATCAGGCCGGAAGGCAGATGGACAAGAGCATCGAGGCGACCAAGGAGAACTTCTCGGGAATCAGGACCGGGCGTGCCAATCCCTCCTTCCTCAACGACATCATGGTGGAGTACTACGGCACTCCCACCCCCATCAAGTCGTTGGCATCCATTGGCGTGCCGGAGCCCCGCACCCTGGCAGTCACCCCCTTCGACCCCTCCCAGGCGGGAGCGGTCGAGAAGGCCATCCGCGACTCCGACCTGGGCGTCAACCCCAGCCGTGACGGCAACGTCATCAGGGTCACCATGCCCGAGCTGACCGAGGAGCGCCGTCGGGAGTACGTCAAGCTGGCCAAGAATAAGGCCGAGGAGGGCAAGGTGGCCGTCCGCAACATCCGGCGCAAGGTCAAGGAGGAGCTGGAGGCCAAGGTCAAGGATGGCGACCTGGGCGAGGATGAAGGCAACCGGCTGCAGAAGGAGCTGGAGACCGTCACCAAGCAGAAGAACGATATGATCGACCAGCTCCTGGATGCCAAGGAGAAGGAGATCCTCGAGGTCTGA
- a CDS encoding phosphatidate cytidylyltransferase, with protein sequence MSTKESSAEKAGQDAVATLNRRTGRNMPQAVATGALLVVIILACILVRIDAFIYLIVIFMTLGLWELRVDFATAGLHIPVVELWICSAATMLASFYAPDHVAVMTAGVLVTALVGALSATRNHRLGGRLLKAVNAKLSGKDAQTMADASYGTAEGESRSSSLANVGVTLLTVVYITLLACLITLPTTFGGHPAAHAFMVIFLPALSDIGGLLFGSLFGRHKIAPRISPGKSLEGLAGSMLCCLVGALVIFAATYPMADWGRIWWVALLMGIMVGATGTLGDLSASLIKRDLGIKDMGHLLKGHGGVLDRVDSILMSAPFITLVLLVTGL encoded by the coding sequence ATGAGTACTAAGGAAAGCTCCGCCGAGAAGGCCGGTCAGGATGCCGTCGCAACCCTGAACAGGCGAACCGGGCGCAACATGCCACAGGCGGTGGCTACCGGCGCGCTTCTGGTGGTCATCATTCTGGCCTGCATCCTGGTGCGCATCGACGCATTCATCTACCTGATCGTGATCTTCATGACCCTGGGGCTCTGGGAGCTCAGGGTGGACTTTGCCACGGCGGGGCTGCATATACCGGTTGTCGAGCTCTGGATCTGCTCGGCGGCCACCATGCTGGCCTCCTTCTACGCGCCGGACCATGTTGCGGTCATGACTGCAGGTGTTCTGGTCACTGCCCTGGTCGGAGCCCTTTCTGCCACCCGCAATCATCGCCTGGGTGGCCGTCTGCTCAAGGCGGTGAACGCCAAGCTGTCGGGCAAGGATGCGCAGACCATGGCCGATGCCTCCTACGGCACCGCAGAGGGGGAGAGCCGATCAAGCAGCCTGGCCAATGTGGGCGTCACCCTCCTGACTGTTGTCTACATCACCCTCCTGGCCTGTCTGATAACCCTGCCCACCACCTTCGGCGGGCACCCTGCAGCACATGCCTTCATGGTGATTTTCCTGCCCGCCTTGAGCGACATCGGTGGACTACTCTTCGGCTCGCTCTTTGGCAGGCACAAGATCGCGCCCCGCATCTCGCCCGGCAAGTCGCTGGAGGGACTGGCAGGCTCCATGCTCTGCTGCCTGGTCGGCGCCCTGGTCATCTTCGCGGCCACCTATCCCATGGCGGATTGGGGACGGATCTGGTGGGTCGCCCTGCTCATGGGCATCATGGTCGGAGCCACAGGCACCCTGGGCGACCTGAGTGCATCCTTGATCAAACGCGACCTGGGGATCAAGGACATGGGCCACCTGCTCAAGGGCCATGGCGGGGTGCTGGACAGGGTTGATTCCATCCTCATGTCCGCACCATTCATCACACTGGTCCTTTTGGTCACTGGCCTGTGA
- the rlmN gene encoding 23S rRNA (adenine(2503)-C(2))-methyltransferase RlmN, with product MTDVDMTVAEPETGITPGGKDGAFRDVLAADHARRGKPPRHFTDMDQQERQEVCAQLGLPKFRVSQLANHYFNHLSINPDDFTDFPAANRQEAAHRFFPELITPVTVQKADQGTTIKTLWELFDGSRIESVLMRYPSRATLCISSQVGCGMGCPFCATGQLGLTRNMSTGEILEQVRAASQMMRSGQVAGGPGRLSNIVFMGMGEPMGNYRAVLSAVRQISALPPKGFGISARNITVSTVGVVPGIRKLTKEGIPVRLAVSLHAPSDKLRDELVPMNRRFNTTQVLDAAHDYYLASGRRVSIEYALMRGINDQAEHARLLAKRLNHYGDDWAHVNPIPLNPIEGSRWTASKPEDEQRFLDILHKAGITATMRDTRGSDIDGACGQLAAKAVKLQA from the coding sequence ATGACAGATGTCGATATGACCGTTGCCGAGCCTGAAACAGGCATCACCCCAGGAGGCAAGGATGGGGCCTTCAGGGACGTTCTGGCTGCCGACCATGCCCGGCGAGGCAAGCCGCCGCGCCACTTTACGGACATGGACCAGCAGGAGCGGCAGGAGGTCTGCGCCCAACTGGGCCTGCCGAAATTCCGTGTCTCGCAGCTGGCCAACCATTACTTCAACCATCTGTCCATCAACCCGGACGATTTCACGGACTTTCCCGCGGCCAACCGCCAGGAGGCCGCACACCGTTTCTTCCCTGAACTGATAACCCCGGTCACCGTTCAGAAGGCGGATCAGGGGACCACCATCAAGACCCTCTGGGAGCTCTTCGACGGGTCCAGGATCGAGTCCGTGCTCATGCGCTATCCCTCCAGGGCCACCCTCTGTATCTCCAGCCAGGTCGGCTGCGGCATGGGTTGCCCCTTCTGCGCCACAGGTCAGCTTGGATTGACCCGGAACATGTCGACCGGAGAGATTCTGGAACAGGTCAGGGCTGCCTCCCAGATGATGAGGTCCGGACAGGTGGCGGGCGGCCCGGGTCGTCTGAGCAACATCGTCTTCATGGGGATGGGCGAGCCCATGGGCAACTACCGGGCGGTGCTTTCCGCAGTCAGGCAGATCAGCGCCCTGCCACCCAAGGGATTCGGCATCTCGGCCAGGAATATCACTGTGTCCACGGTCGGCGTGGTCCCCGGCATCCGCAAGCTGACCAAGGAGGGAATCCCGGTCCGTCTGGCCGTCTCCCTCCATGCCCCTAGCGACAAGTTGCGCGATGAGCTTGTGCCCATGAACAGGCGCTTCAACACCACCCAGGTTCTGGATGCAGCCCACGACTACTACCTGGCCAGCGGCAGACGGGTCAGCATCGAGTACGCCCTGATGCGCGGCATCAACGACCAGGCCGAGCATGCCCGCCTTCTGGCCAAGCGCCTCAACCACTACGGGGACGACTGGGCGCATGTCAACCCCATACCTCTGAATCCGATTGAAGGGTCTCGTTGGACGGCCTCCAAGCCTGAGGATGAGCAGCGGTTCCTGGACATTCTTCACAAGGCCGGCATCACTGCGACCATGAGGGACACCCGCGGATCGGACATCGACGGCGCCTGTGGTCAGCTGGCAGCCAAGGCCGTCAAGCTTCAGGCCTGA
- the hisF gene encoding imidazole glycerol phosphate synthase subunit HisF has product MTVAVRVIPCLDVDQGRVVKGVHFKNLRDAGDPVELASAYYQQGADELTFLDVTASGSGRATMVDLVKSTADQIFIPLTVGGGVRTPQDVDTLLRSGADKVGINTAAIANPQVIGDIAHRFGRQVLVLSVDARRSNAEGITSGYEVTTMGGHQSTGIDAIDWVKQAQELGAGEILLNSMDADGTRQGFDLEMIADVRKAVSLPLIASGGAGKAADFPPAVKAGADAVLAASVFHFGQVSIKDVKQALHAAGYPVRWQA; this is encoded by the coding sequence ATGACGGTAGCGGTTCGTGTCATTCCCTGCCTTGATGTCGACCAGGGTCGTGTGGTCAAAGGCGTCCACTTCAAGAATCTGCGCGATGCGGGTGACCCGGTCGAACTGGCATCCGCCTACTACCAACAGGGAGCCGACGAGCTGACCTTTTTGGATGTGACTGCTTCTGGCAGCGGGCGAGCCACCATGGTGGACCTGGTCAAAAGCACCGCCGACCAGATTTTCATCCCGCTGACCGTCGGCGGAGGCGTGCGCACCCCGCAGGATGTCGACACTCTTCTGCGGTCCGGGGCTGACAAAGTCGGCATCAACACAGCAGCCATTGCCAACCCGCAGGTCATCGGCGACATCGCCCACCGCTTCGGTCGCCAGGTCCTGGTGCTCTCGGTCGATGCCCGCCGATCCAATGCAGAGGGCATTACCTCGGGATATGAGGTGACCACCATGGGCGGACACCAGTCCACCGGCATCGATGCCATCGACTGGGTCAAGCAGGCCCAGGAACTCGGAGCCGGTGAGATCCTCCTCAACTCCATGGATGCGGACGGCACCCGTCAGGGATTCGATCTGGAGATGATCGCCGACGTGCGCAAGGCGGTATCCCTTCCGCTCATCGCCAGCGGCGGGGCAGGCAAGGCCGCCGATTTTCCTCCCGCTGTCAAGGCCGGGGCCGATGCGGTCCTGGCGGCTTCCGTCTTCCATTTTGGACAGGTGTCCATCAAGGACGTCAAGCAGGCGCTCCATGCGGCCGGGTATCCGGTTCGATGGCAGGCCTGA
- the hisI gene encoding phosphoribosyl-AMP cyclohydrolase: protein MSQSSKDQEARLDPSIAARLKKDAKGLVAAVVQQYDSRQVLMVGYMDEEALRRTLTTGRVTFWSRSRQEYWRKGDTSGHVQYVKGVSIDCDGDALLIEVDQVGAACHTGTRSCFEAGGPLPAVQGNRTQAEMQSQEGPSSAERR, encoded by the coding sequence ATGTCACAGTCTTCGAAGGACCAGGAAGCACGTTTGGACCCGAGCATAGCGGCCAGGCTCAAGAAGGACGCCAAGGGACTTGTGGCCGCAGTGGTCCAGCAGTATGACAGCCGCCAGGTTCTTATGGTCGGTTACATGGACGAGGAAGCCCTTAGACGGACCCTGACAACAGGAAGAGTCACATTCTGGTCCCGCTCCAGGCAGGAATACTGGCGCAAGGGGGACACCTCCGGGCATGTCCAATACGTCAAGGGAGTCAGCATCGACTGTGACGGGGACGCGCTGCTTATCGAAGTGGACCAGGTGGGGGCCGCCTGCCATACCGGGACCAGGTCGTGTTTCGAAGCCGGCGGACCGCTTCCGGCGGTACAGGGTAATCGTACTCAGGCGGAAATGCAGAGCCAGGAAGGGCCATCCAGTGCAGAAAGACGCTAA